ACATCCGGCAGTTCATAGACCACTTCCAGCACATACGAATTGAGTTTCGGCACCAGTCGCACTTGCTGAATGTGGGTTCGGGGAATCCGGGTTGGAAAGGATAGGTTAGTTTGGGATGGGTGGATCACACCCCGTTTCAAGGCTTTGCGGCTGACAGCCTGAGTGGTGTATACCACCACGTTTCGGCCCGTTGCTTTGGGTTTGTACTTCGGGATCTTTGGTTCAGCCAGGAATTTGTCAGCGTCGCGGGCATATTCGGCGGTGGCGGCAAAATAGCTGGTCCAGTCCTGACATACCTGTTTCAAAACCTGCTGACTGACCTTGGCCGGCAATCCCCGGTACGCATCGCTGGTTTTCAATCGAACATCGAGTTGTTCATATGAAAACACCGTTCCCACCTCAAAAAACCGTTGCCGTTGTTCATACAGCGCCAGGTTGTAGAGGTTCTTTGACCGAAAGCAGAGGTCATCCGCTTCAGCAAAGAATGGGCAATCAGGTTTGATGTGATGTTTTTCAACTCGAATCATGATGGCAGTTTAAATTACAGAGTATTAAAAGACAAGTCTTTTTTTATCAACCGTAAAGAATTTGTTCCCGGTATAAATGATTGTGGTTGGTTAGAGATAGATATAAAAAATAAAACTGAATTCAATACCGATGTCGAACAAGACTGATATGATGGAGGTTTATTATCCAAACAGCGTCTGGCTCAACTTGAGACGCGACATTTTTGACGACCTGGATTGCTTTAAAATTCGGCCTGGAATTCCAACCTGGGAAGCGGGAATGGAACGTCTCCTGGCTGAGAAGGGAGGAAAAATGGTGGTGGATCTTGAGCTGGTCGAGAAAATCGCGGCGGCGGTGCTCTATGAAGGCTATATGCTGTACCCATATCGGCCTTCGGCGGTAAAAAACCGGAAACGATTCAATTTTGGGGTGTTGACTCCGCGGGCGTACAGCGAAGCCCAGCACGGAACCGAACGCTGGACCATGCATACCGAGTATCTGATTTGGTGCGAAGCCGATGCCGTGCTCAATGTAAAGGTTCGGTTCCTCAATTTGCGTGACCGACGAGTGTTTAAGACAGAGTCTCCGCCTGTGGCCGGCGATGGGCAAGAAAATCTTGAATTTCTGCAAGTTGACCACCTCGAAATTGCCGGCCAGCACTGGTATGCCTGGCAGGAAGCCGTGGAACGAGAGATTGCGGAGTTCCACTTGAACCCCAAAGATCTTGTTTTTCACCCCAAAACAGTGGCGGTGACCTTTCTACCTGAAACGGATACCCAGATGCTGATGGGGGATGATGGACAGGTCCACGGAAAACTTGAACACGAATTGCCTTCAACCAGCCTCCGACTCGAAATCAAAGCCAGGGTTGAGAGTATTCAGGAATTCCCTGACGGCCAGGTCCGCACCTTGAAGAAAATATCGGTCCGAATTGAAAACCAGACCGGGTTGAACGAAGGCTGGCTCAAGCATCGGGAGGAGGTTTTGACCCGATCAATGATTTCCACGCATACGATTTTGGGAGTTCACAACGCTGAGTTTGTGTCGCTGCTGGACCCTCCGGAAACCCTTCGGAGCCAGGTTGCTGGATGCCAAAATAATGGTGCCTGGCCGGTTCTGGTGGGGACTCCTGGAAAATGCGATGTGATGCTGGCTTCACCGATCATTCTGTATGATTATCCGCAGGTTGCGCCGGAAAGCCTCGGGGATTTTTACGATGGGACTGAAATTGATGAAATGCTGGCCTTGCGAGTGATGACGCTCACCGATGCCGAAAAACAGGAAATGCGAAACGTTGATGACCGGGCGCGCCGCATTTTAGAACGCACCGAAACACTTCCGGAAGAACACTTTATGAAGCTCCACGGTGCCCTGCGTGGCCTTCGCCCACTGGAGCCCTGACCCTTATGCAAGAATGGGAATGGCATATCCTGGAGGATCGAACCGAATTGTCCCAAACGCTGGTCCAGGGAGTTGAAATCAAACCCGGAGACCGCATCCGATTACGCCCTCAGCGTGGCGGTGACATCTTTGATCTGGTCCTGGCGGGAAAACTGGCGGTGATTGAGTCCATTGAGCAGGACTATGAAAACAAGGTCCATGTGGCAGTGGTTGTGGAAGATGACCCCGGCCAGGACCTTGGCCACCAACGACTTCCGGGCCACCGCTTCTTTTTTTCCCTGGAAGAGATCGAACCCTGGAGAGATGAGACATGAACTCACCAAACAACGGTAACCAACCAAAGAAAATCCTGGTTGCGGGCATCGGCAATATTTTTTTCGGTGACGATGCATTTGGAGTCGAAGTTGTTGGCGCTTTATCAATGCGGAAATTGCCTGATGGCGTCGTGGTCAGGGATTTCGGAATCCGTGGATTTGATCTTGCCTGTGCGCTGGTCGAGAACTTTGACACTGTCGTTCTGGTGGATGCCATTTCTCGCAATGAACCGCCGGGTACCCTGTTTGTCATTGAACCTGAGATCAATGTGTCGGTCCCGCCCAGGGCTGAAATTGAGGCTCACAGTCTGAATCCAATGAAAGTATTGGACCTCGCCCATACTTTCGGGGCCCAATTGAAGCACGTTTTACTGGTAGGTTGTGAGCCTGCTTTTCTTGGCTCGGAAGATGAAGGAGCACTGGGCCTTAGCGAACCTGTCGCCGCCGCCGTCACCGAAGCGGTGTGGCTGATTGAGTCATTGATTGCAAAAATGTTGACTGAATCGCACGGCTCCAAAGCCGCTCAATCAACAAGATAATACCAGTTTGTAGTCAGTAGTCAGTAGTCAGTAGTTCACTAAGCCTATTTGATTGAATTATACCATTTTGGAATGAAGTGATCGTATTAGAAAACAGTCAAGTAATTCAATCAATTGAAGTTAGTGAACTACTGACTACGATCTACTGACTACAAACTGATATAAGTACTCTGTCGTAAGTTTCCTGAGATATTGAATTTGGTAAGTATTTGATTCTTTTCGTGTTTTTCGTGTTTTTCGTGGTTAAAATGTCTTGGAATTTTCGGTAAAGTACTTATTAAGAGCCAAAAGAAACGCTCAGAACCCGTTTGGTAACGGGACTTCTGAGCGATGAGGAATGACCGAATTACCAAACTGTGTTCGGTGATTTCAGGCCATAAAGCCCATATCACGCACCGAAAAATTCGCCAGTTCGGGGAACAATCCATTTAATTGCCCATCGGCGGCGCCGAACCACTTCGCCAGGGTTGCCCCATACTGGGCAATGGACGTTGATGGCAATAGCACCCCACGGGTATCGGCAAAGGCATTTGGGTTATAAGCCGAATCCGCCTGATTGAGAATGGGAAATGTGCCGTAAATCTGTCCGCCACTGACACCGCCCCCCATCACCAGATAGTGACTTCCCCAGCCGTGATCCGTTCCCGTTCCGCTTGGTTGCAGCGAGCGCCCAAAATCAGAAAGCGTAAAGGTCGTAACCTGCTGCGGAATCCCCATCTCAACCGTTGCATCATAAAATGCCTTCATCGCCTGACTGACTTGCCGCAGTAAATCCCACTGCTGGTAATCCTGTCCGCTGTGCGTGTCAAACCCGCCAAGACCACAGAAAAAGACCTGACGACCAGTGCCGGTCTGGGAACGCAGATTGATGAACCGGGCCACTTCTTTGAGCTGATTTCCAAGGGTTGAGTTTGGGAACACCGTCCCCAGCGTTCCACCTCCAGCCCCCTGAAGAATCGTGTTGAGTTGCTGGGTGTCGCGCATCACTTTGTCAGCCGCCGCAATCAGTCGGTTGCTGTTCGCCAGGGATGCGATTTGTACCTGGGCATTGGCTCGGGCATCCACGGCGGCTTGTGGATAGCCATTGCTGAGGGCGTACTGAGACAGGCTGTTTCCAGGCTGCAGGTTTGTTGCCGGAACTGCCTGCCCCGCCACGTACAAAGCCGATCCATTGAACGAAATCGAGGTCGGAAAGGTGGTATTCGCGTTGTTTGGTTGCATCAGATCGGCAATGCGTCCGCCCCACCCGCTACTGGCCGAGGCATTCGGAATGCCGGCCTGCATCTGGACAATCTGATCGGAATGCGAGAAAAGCTGGGTCGGCAGTGGAACCGCGTTTTGCTGATATTGTTGCTGCGTTGTCGGCTGGTACAACATGCCGGTATTGGCCATCACCGCGAGCTTGCCTTGCTGGAAGAGCGATTGTAATTCGACCAGTCCATAATTCAGGGCGTACTGGCCGCCAGTTGTCGTCGCAATCGGCAGGAGCTTGTTGCCGGTCAGCGCCAGGCTCCCTCGTTTGGCCAAATAGGCATTATATTCGTTGGTGGCCATTGGGATGACGGTGTTGTGGCCGTCGTTCCCTCCAAACAGGAAAATACAAACCAGCGCTTTGTAATCCGGGACCTGGGCGGCTTCGACCAGATTAAACTGACCAAGAGCCGCAAGCAGTCCGGAACTGGCGGTAAGTTTCAGGAAATTGCGTCGGGAAAAAATATGTTTCTGCATCGAATCACCTCTTTAGAATTAGGACGGAAAACCTGGGGCTCAGGGCTTGGGGCTGAAACTCCTTTCTTTAAAACGAGTTCCAAACCCTGAACCCTGAACCCTGAACCCTGATCAGTGCGCCACCTGATATTCGCTCGACATGGCTGTCAGATAGAGCACCGTTAAGGCTCGCATCTTCGCATCGGCGCCGGCAGCCTGGGAGCTTTGTAACGCTGTCAGCAACTGTTGGCGCAATCCGGGGGACATCCGTCCATAAAGCAGCAAATTATCAACCGCATTGACACAGGCCACGTGGTCGCTGCCCAGAGTAAACAGCCACTGCAGGTTCCAGATGCCCGTCTGGTAATAGTTCATCCAGTTCCAAAGCAGATTGGCTCGATTGACTAACTCGCCTGGGCCATAAATCTGAAACTCCGGACCAAAAAGTGGCGGCGTTTGTTTCGGAACGCGGAATCCTGGTGAGTAATGGCCGAACACGGATGGCGCATCGAGGATGCTCTCGCCCATATTGGTGTAGGCATAGGCGATCTGCGAGGGTTGCGACAGTGTCCCTCCCAGCACACGCAGTAAGGCAATGTGGTGCTGAAGTGGCGTTCGAAGTCGTCCGAAATCATTGCCTGGATTATCGTTGCGGGCTTCTGGGTCAAGCAGGATTGCCCGGACGACCGCCTTCATATCACCGCGAACACCCTGGCCGTTGTCATCAAACACCGCTGAAATCCGGGCAACGTAGCCGGGCGTTGGATTGCTGGTCACCAGATACCGAATCATTCGGGTGGCAAGAAACGGCCCGACATTGGGGTGATTGAAAACAATCTCGATCACATCGTCGAGATCTTTCTGCATGGTCTGGTTGGCTGGCAGCGTCTGGCCAAGGAAGGTCTTTGAAGAAGTATCGTGATACGCCGGCAACGGCACCATCGGCCCGGGGTAATAATTCGGATTTGGTGACTGTGGTGTGCCGCTTGCCGTGGCATAGGTCCAGCCGGTGAGCGCGAGCGCCAGTTGCCGGATGTCATTCTGATTGTAAGTTGGAATCGGCTTGCCTGCGCCATCGAGTTTCTGCGATCCGTCTGGGTTGAGCTGATACAAACCGATGCTGAAAAGCTGCAGCAACTCGCGTGGGTAGTTTTCATTGGCGCCGCCGGCGACACCGGGTTTGGTGCTGTTGACCATATCGAGGAAGTTCCCCATCGAGGCGTCGAGCGTCATTTCCTTGAGCAGATTTTTGTAGTTGCCAAACGCATGCTTGCTCAAAATCTGCTGCCACGGCACCAGCATATTGGGGTAATAGTTTTTGTTGCGTGAAATCACGATGATTTCGCTCAAGGCGTATTTCACGCGTTGGCGAAGCTGATCCTGGCCGGTCAACATATGCCAGATAAACTGATCGGTCATTTCTCCCTGTGACGAAGCAATCCCATTGGGGTAGACCGATTCTGGGGCGTTAAACTGTTCGTCCAGATATTGCTGGATACCAACCTGTTTGACATAGGCCGTCAACTGGGGCGTTGGGCCAAAGGTAGCCTGTTCCAGAAAGCGACCGACCGTAATGGCCTGCAGGTCAACGAAGTTCAGACCCGCGCTGGCATTTTTCGTCGGGTCGGCCACACTGACCGCCCTGACGGTGACCGCACCGGCTGGGATGGCCGCCGGGGCGGTGTACAACCCGCTGGTGCTGATGGTGCCGGTTGTGGCATTGCCTCCGGTTACGCCATTGACTTGCCAGGTGACCGCCGTATTGGCCGAACCCGTGACCGTGGCCGTGAATTGCTGAGTTGTCCCCACGGCGACTGAAGCTGAGGTTGGATTGATTGTAACTGCGACCACTTGTGGAGGGGCAGTAATTGTAACACCCGCGCTGGCCTGTTTGGACGAATCAGCCTGACTCACCGCCGTGACGGTGACTGCACCGGCTGGGACTGCCGCTGGCGCCGTATAGAGCCCGGTGGTGCTGATCGTCCCCATTGTCGCATTTCCACCTGTGACACCGTTGACCTGCCAGGTAACCGCCGTGTTGGCTGAACCATTCACGGTAGCTGTAAATTGCCTGGTTGCACCAGTTTGGACCGAAGCTGAAGTCGGAGAAATCGTGATGGTAACGGCCTGTGGTTGATTTGTGACCGTCACGGTTGCGCTGGCTTTTTTGGTTGAGTCGGCCTGACTCACCGCCGTGACGGTGACTGCACCGGCTGGGACTGCCGCCGGGGCCGTGTATAAACCGCTGGAACTGATGGTGCCGGTGGTCGCGTTGCCACCAGTGACCGTGTTGACCTGCCAGGTGACCGCCGTGTTGGCTGAACCAGTCACGGTAGCTGTAAATTGCCTGGTTGCACCAGTTTGGACCGAAGCTGACGTTGGTGAAATTGAAACCGAAATGGTTTGTGGCGCTCCGTTGCTGACCGTGACCGTTGCGGTCGCGGACCGCTCGCTGTTGACGGCACATACGGCCCGAATGGTCACCGGACGGCTCAACGCCGCATTCGGCGCCTTGTACAAGCCGCTTGATGTAATTGTCCCGTTTGCATTTCCGCCGTTGACATACCAGTAAACCGTTGTGTTGGTTGTACCTGAGACATTGGATGTAAATTGCTGCTGAGCCGCTGGCGCCACAGTGGCGGTTGAGGGTGTAATGGCAACGGTGATTCCCTGTCCAAATTCGATCAGGCGCGGCGTTGAAACAGCACCGGGAGGACCCGGATTTACGACCGTGATGTTTCCGCTGCTTGATTGCATGACGTTGCTCGTTGCCTTCAATTGTGTCAGGGATACATACGTGGTCGGTAACGGCGCACCATCGAGCAGTACAACGGCGCCGTTATAAAACTGGCTCCCATTCACCGTGAAAATGGATTGTCCGAGGGGAACTTTACTCGGTGAAAACCATTGCACAACTGGAGTTGGATACCGCACTGTCACGGTCGAGGTGGCTGACGCTGTTTGGTCGGCCACACTGGTGGCCTTAATCATGACGGGATTTGCCGGCGGCAATGCGGCAGGTGCCGTGTAGAGGCCACCGGTACTGATCGTACCAACCGTCGAGTTGCCCCCTGGAACATCATTTACCGACCAGACGACCGTTGTCATGGGCGTTCCCATGACCGTCGCGCTAAATTGCCGGGTGCCCTTCAACGGCAGGGTTTCGCTGGTTGGACTGATACTGACAGTCGGCGCCGGTGGCGGCATCGTCGTGGCCAGCGCTGGGACCGCTGACCCAAAACAAAAGGTCAGGGCGAAGAAAACACCTGACAGGCATCTGTATAAAAGTTGTGAACTCACGTTATTTCTCCTCTGCCGTTCGGGCACAAACGCGACGGCGAATTTTGGAGTGCGACGGCTTGACGCCGCTTTGATATGAGGCTTTTGGTAAAATTGGCGTCAAACTGGCTCTTCTCTGCTCAATAGGGTGATGCGGAAAAACAACGACCAGCCTCAATATGGAGCACGAAGTGGAATATGGGTGCGGGATGTGCGGCAGTATCCAGTGTGGAAGATAACTGGACAACTACCTGTTTATGTAGGATTTGGGAAAATCCAGTTTTTTGCTGCAACTTGAAAGGACTTTCCTGGGCAACCAGGTCTGTTTTCTTTGAGAAGCCATTCAAAACAGAAAAACCTCTGGCCCTTGATTGGACCAGAGGTTCACAGATACCAGTTTGTAGTCAGTAGTCAGTAGTTCACTAAGTACAAGTCTCCATAAATAGGGGATGGAATCACCGAAATTCCATCCCCTATTTATGGGGACTTGTACTAAGTTTGTTTAAATGAATAACTTGACTGTTTTCTCATACGACCGCTTCATTCCAAAATGATATGAGTGGGTTAGGTTCGGCGGGCCAGTTCACTGGTCAGGCGGTATTTGTTGGTCATTTTTTCCATGGTCACAATCTGGCAGTTCTTTGGATTTTTGAGGGCTTCAAATTCTTCCACGCTCCAGTGAAACCACCGCATCAGAAAGAGTCGCAGGGTCATGCCGTGCGTGATGATCAGTGTGTTTTCTGGATAATCGTCCTTTTTGAAATCCCGATAGAGCGTTTCCAGAAACGTGCTGACCCGGTCATAGACATCAGCCCCTGATTCGCCGTCGGGAATGCGATAATAAAAGGTGCTAAACCCGTTGCGTTCGCGCATGATTTCTTCGTTCTCGTCGGGATGGCGCAGATGACCCCAGTCGAGTTCGCGAATCCGTGGGTCTTCCAGTGACCGTTTGATGTTGCTTCCGATGGCTTTTTGAATTTCGGCAAACGTCTGGCGTGTACGATAATAGGGAGACACATAGACATACACGGATTCATTTCCAATGATTGACTTTATGGAATTTCCCGCTTCAAGAGCCTGAGTGCGGCCAAGGCTGGTGAGGTTTAATTTATAGTCCGGTGTGGTCTCGTACATTTCCCGGTCTGCGTTTCCTTCTGATTCGCCGTGGCGGACAAGAATAATTCTTTTGGGTTTCATGGTGGCCTTCCGAGTGCAAACTAACCTGTGATTTGTCAGCAGGTTAGCAAAAAGACGCGGTGCTTGCACCGGGCGTTGCCAAAAATCAAAACGAAAATGGTTGAGTCATCCTGAATTTTGGCGCGAACTCTTCTTTTGGCACCGAGTTTGTCTCATCTTCAATTGGTTTGTGGTCAGATGAAAAGTACCTGCCGCCGCTCCAGTATGACCCATCGGTAAACGTAACGTGCTGCAGGACCAGATACACATCCGTCGCGTTTGACAGGAGTTCTTTTGAGGGCACGCTTCCTTTGAGATCATCATAGGTCTCAGCATCCAAAATCAGTGAAATCATCCCAAAAGGAAGGACCCGCTTCTGGGGTGCTCCGGCAAGTTGGATATCGGGAATCTCGCCCTCAAAGAGAATCACCCCAAGCGGGCGTTGCTGACCTTTCATCGGCACCAACAAAACATAGCTGACTCCTTTGATGGGTTTCGGAGACACATTCAGAACGTGCAGGGTCAGCCCCTTGAGCCAGTCGTTTTCGGCGTTGAAGGAGGAAAAAAGTTTGACCGGTTTGCCAGCCACAGAAACGGTTGAGATGACAACCGGCTCCTTTTTAAAAGTCTTTTGGGTAATCAACCGTTCCAATTGTTGCGCTTTGATTGGAATACTCAGAAGCCCATACCAAATCAGGCTGATTCCTCCGGTCAGGACGATACCGCTGAATATTTTTTGAAGTCTGTACCACATAGGTTCCCTGTCCTTTCCGCTCCTGTTTCTTCCTGAAAGTGTGAGATTTTCAGATGATCAGGCATGAATTTGCTTTTCTTTTTTCTCAAAATAGTACATAACCCAAAATTCTGAATTTCAGGGAGCGGTTTTCCTGAAACCAGGAACTTGATACTCTCCCAACTACTCCATTCCAGTCAAAATCCACTCCAATGAATTATCAAAAACCACCTTTTACGAAAGAGAATGAACCAAACCGAAAATTGTCCTGGTATGAACTCAAGGAAATGCTGTTTCAGGCGGTAAAGAAACAGTTTCGGTATGTTTCGCAGCCAGTCAAAAGCCAGATCAAACGGTTGTCCCCGGCGCAGTTGGAATCCGTGCTGGATATTTTGCCTCAATTTTCAGATCTCCAGTACCTGGAAACGCACCTGACCGAGGTTTTAAGCAAACCAACTCCGGCCCGGTCCAGGGATCGGTACACCCAGTTGGGGCCTCCTCCGGAAAGACAATTTAACCGTGAATTTACCCCGCCCCCTCCGATTCCACAAACCGAAGAAGTTTTTGAGGATTCAGAGCCCCAGGAACTGGACGTAGAGCCGCCGCCGCCGGCCCGTATCGTGGATGAACCAGCCGAAGTGCCCGTGGCGAATGAGCCCGAAGAATCGAGAAGTATGGGTTCTGAGCCGGTTTATTCTTCCCGGCAGCCTGAAGTACCTGAGTTCCATCAACCACCGGTTCAACGGCAATACTTCAAACCCAGTCCCCCGGCATCCCGGCCCAGCGCTCCCGCACCGCCACCATCAGGGGTCGTTCGGGCGACAGTCCCTCTCTCAATTGAAGGAACGCAGCTTGAACTGGTGCTCGAATACGACCGATTTTCGGACGATAAACGAAACCGGGGGGTGCGGTTTTCATTCACGATGGATGAAAGCCAGTTTCTGATCGCTCAATTGCTGACCCATCGCCAGCACATTCAACCGCTTGAGCCCCGTGTGGCGGAAGCCATTCGATCCTATTTCAATGAAGCGGAACAGGTTCTGCAAGGCGCCATCCTGGGGGGGCAGGCCGCGCCAGCGGCACCCCAACGGGTTGAAGCTAAAATCGAACATCCACCCGTTGTGGCGGCACCAACCCCTGAGTCAGCCCCAGCCCCCCCAGTGGTGGAACCCGTGACCGATGGTCAAGCGTCTTCTTCAATTTCAGATTCTGACCTGATGGAAGGCCAGGCCGGAAAACGGCATCGCCGAACCAATGAAGAACTCGCCGCCGCGGGAATTGCCGTTGGAAAACGCACCCGGTTGACTTCCGAAAAAATTGACCTTGACTCGCTTCAGTTCGACCCACGTCTGGCGTCAATCCTGAGCATTGATCAGGCTCGACACTTGAATATTGCCCCGGTCAGTTTCCTTGATAATTCAACCGACTTGCTGGTTTTGTTTGTCGAACCTGAAGGCAAAGTCCGGATTTACACCTTCTTTAACCGGGCGGCTAATCGGGCGGCAGTGGCGGCACTGGTTGGCATTCGACCGGAAAAACGCGACCAGGTGAAAATCCGTACATTTCGGGTTTCACAAGACTTTATGAATCAATTTCTTGACATGGCCGCAACGACCGAAGGCAGCGATGAACCTTCAAAACCCAAACGTGGGCGGCCAGCAGGGTCCAAGAACAAACCTGCTTAGGGAGTCGGATGGAAATATCATACCACCAGGGTTCAGGGTTCAGGGTTCAGGGTTCAGGGTTCAGGGCCAGATACTCCACGTTGAGTGGTACCCGCCAGTTCCCCAGTCTTCATCTTGAGTGGGATCAGTCAACTCATGTGGGATTTTATTTTCTTCTGGGTCCCTTAGATGAAATGACTCAACTGGTTTAGACCTGTTGGACCAAGGGCTTGTGGCTTCGAGAAATGTAATTTTTCCAGCCAGTGAGCCCTTTTTTATTGCCTCTGCCGGGCTAAATTCCTGCCCTTCGAACGACTCCCGTTTCATTGCTCGCACTGCTCACAAATGGCTGTGATTCACTCATTTCGCATCGAGTCAAGAAAGGTACCCCGATGAAAAAGTTGATAAATTCTCCCCAGACCGTGGTCCCTGAAATGCTTGAAGGACTGGTACTGCTCTATCCCGGACTTGACGGTGTGCCAGGCCAGCCAGTGCTGATTCGCTCGGATATCGAAATGGTCCGCCAGCAGCAAGTTTCAATCATCTCAGGAGGCGGAAGCGGCCATGAACCAGCCCATGCTGGATATGTTGGGTCAGGCATGTTGAGCGCCGCAGTCGCGGGTGAGGTGTTTACCTCCCCAACCCCGGACGCCATTCTGGGAGCACTGCGGGTGACGACTGGATCTCCGGGAGCGCTTCTGATTGTGAAGAACTACACCGGGGACCGATTAAATTTTGGACTTGCGGCTGAAATGTTTCGGGCCCAAGGCCATTTCGTCGAAATGGTGGTTGTGGCTGATGATGTGGCCCTGGCTGATTCGACCAACCACGCTGGGCGCCGTGGGCTGGCGGGGACGATTTTGGTTCACAAGATTGCGGGAGCAGCGGCTGAAGCCGGGGCTTCGGTGTCTGAAGTTGCGGCTGAAGCACGCGCGGCGGCCTCAGCCGTCAGAACAATGGGAGTCGCACTGACGCCGTGCATTGTACCAGCGGCGGGCCAGCCTGGATTTACACTTGGCCGGGATGAAATCGAATTGGGGTTGGGCATCCACGGGGAACCAGGTGTCCGACGCGAGGCGCTCCAATCGGCTGACCGCCTGGTTGATGAATTACTGGAACCTATATTGAAAGACCTTCAACTGACTGCGGGCGAACGGGTTGTACTGCTGGTCAATAATCTTGGCGCCACCCCGACGATAGAACTTGCCATTGTGGCACGCCGGGCCCTGACGGTGATTGAACAGCGGGGAATTCTTGTCGAGCGGGCATATGCCGGAACTTTTCTTTCAGCACTTGAAATGGCGGGAGTCTCCCTTTCCGTCATGCGAGTGGATGACGAGCGCCTGCGCCGCCTTGATGCTCCAACCGGGGCGCCAGCCTGGCCAAATGCTGCCGCCCAGCCTCGTGCGCGTCAGCGGTCCAAACCACATCTTGATCAATCCATACCTGAACCCGGCAAGTCCGTGGGGAAACCTGTGACCCACGCCGGTCAGGTTCTGGAACAGGTGCTTTCAGATGTGTGCGAGGCGTTGATTCATCAGGCCCCGCAATTCACCGAAATGGATCGTGAAGTCGGCGATGGAGACCTGGGAATCAGTCTTGCCCGAGGCGCCCAGGCCATGCGCGACCAGTTGCCAATGATTGACCTTGATGACCCAACCCGGACCTTATATGACCTGGGAATGACCGTTCAGCGAGTAATGGGCGGCACCTCAGGCGCGCTCTATTCGGTTTTCCTGCTGCGAGCGTCGCGGCTTTTCCACGAGGAAGCACAGCCCGGACTGGCTGCCTGGGCACGAGTCTTTCGCGGCGCCAGCGAAGCCATTCGCGAGTTTGGTGGCGCCGAACCCGGAGACAGAACCATGCTGGATGCACTGCTCCCGGCGGTTGCGGCAGTTGAAGCCGGAGCCGCACGGGGACTCACCGCGGCTGAGACGCTTGATCGAGCAGCTACTGAAGCCAGTGCCGGGGCTGAAGCAACAAAAACCATGTTACCCAGGCGTGGACGGTCGAGTTATGTCGGAGAGCGAGTGTTGGGATTCCCAGACCCAGGTGCAGCGGCGGTTGCCGCATGGCTGAGGGTCGTGGCAAGGGCATTTCAAGAATAACACCCTGAACCCTAAGGGAGCGTTAAAAAACAACTTCCCGTTTTCATTTGGAACACCAGCCTTTGGATTGAGCATCCCGGAGGGCTGCC
The Acidobacteriota bacterium DNA segment above includes these coding regions:
- the dhaK gene encoding dihydroxyacetone kinase subunit DhaK; this encodes MKKLINSPQTVVPEMLEGLVLLYPGLDGVPGQPVLIRSDIEMVRQQQVSIISGGGSGHEPAHAGYVGSGMLSAAVAGEVFTSPTPDAILGALRVTTGSPGALLIVKNYTGDRLNFGLAAEMFRAQGHFVEMVVVADDVALADSTNHAGRRGLAGTILVHKIAGAAAEAGASVSEVAAEARAAASAVRTMGVALTPCIVPAAGQPGFTLGRDEIELGLGIHGEPGVRREALQSADRLVDELLEPILKDLQLTAGERVVLLVNNLGATPTIELAIVARRALTVIEQRGILVERAYAGTFLSALEMAGVSLSVMRVDDERLRRLDAPTGAPAWPNAAAQPRARQRSKPHLDQSIPEPGKSVGKPVTHAGQVLEQVLSDVCEALIHQAPQFTEMDREVGDGDLGISLARGAQAMRDQLPMIDLDDPTRTLYDLGMTVQRVMGGTSGALYSVFLLRASRLFHEEAQPGLAAWARVFRGASEAIREFGGAEPGDRTMLDALLPAVAAVEAGAARGLTAAETLDRAATEASAGAEATKTMLPRRGRSSYVGERVLGFPDPGAAAVAAWLRVVARAFQE